The genome window TAGATTTGTCTAAAGAAAAAAATGATCTTAATGTCTTTGTAAATCCGGTGATACTGAATAAAGAAGGTGAAGTATGTGAGGAAGAGGGGTGTTTGAGTATACCAGGGGAATATGCAAATGTTACAAGGGCTATGAAATTGGAGCTTTTGGCCCAGAATCTTAAAGGGGAAGAGTTTATTACTAAGGCTGAAGGTTTACTTGCAAGGGCCATTCAACATGAGATAGATCATTTAGAAGGTGTACTTTTCTTGGATAGGTTACCTGCTTTTAAAAGGGAGTCACTGAAGAAGCATATAAAGAAGAGGCAGTTAGCTGGAGATTATTGATAATTGTGCTATAATAGAAGCATAAAAAACTACAGGAGGAATGGATTATGCCAATTCAAGATTTAGTAAAAACTGCAGATTTTAAGTCGGAAAAACATGTTCCAGTAATCGAATGCCCTAATGGGATTAAAAAGGGGGAATATTGTACGATTGAGGTTTCAGTTGGGAAAGAGATTGCTCATCCAAATACCACAGAACACTACATAGGATGGATAAGTCTTTATTTCAAACCAGCGAGTGGAAAACCCGTTTACAATCTGGGTAGAGCTGAATTCTTGGCTCATGGTGAATCGATTGAAGGTGCAAACAAAGGTCCAGCTTATACGAATCCAGTGGCATGTTTTAAGGTCAAGTTGGAGGAATCAGGTACCCTTGTAGCAGTAAGCTACTGTAATATTCATGGACTCTGGGAAAGCCAGGTGGATATCACATTATAATAAAAGGCGGAAAATTCCGCCTTTTTTAAAATGAAGAATAGATATTACCAAGATCTTCAATTTATTTTTAACGAATCTATAAAAGCTGTCAAACCTGACAATGCAATAAGAAAGTACATATCCTTAGAAGAGAATGTTTTATCTTTAGCAAGTGACAGGATCCCTTTGGTTGATATTGAACGTATATTTGTTGTTGGAGCAGGTAAAGCAACAGCACCAATGGCAAAAGCTGTGGAGGATATTTTAGGAAGCTTAATCGATGAAGGTCAGATAGTGGTTAAATATGGTCATACTGAAAATCTTAAGTTCATTAAG of Calditerrivibrio sp. contains these proteins:
- the def gene encoding peptide deformylase, with amino-acid sequence MKLEILKFPDPRLRVKAEVVKVFDEELKQIVYDMAETMYAAPGIGLAATQVGINKRLFIIDLSKEKNDLNVFVNPVILNKEGEVCEEEGCLSIPGEYANVTRAMKLELLAQNLKGEEFITKAEGLLARAIQHEIDHLEGVLFLDRLPAFKRESLKKHIKKRQLAGDY
- a CDS encoding class II SORL domain-containing protein, whose protein sequence is MPIQDLVKTADFKSEKHVPVIECPNGIKKGEYCTIEVSVGKEIAHPNTTEHYIGWISLYFKPASGKPVYNLGRAEFLAHGESIEGANKGPAYTNPVACFKVKLEESGTLVAVSYCNIHGLWESQVDITL